One genomic region from Bacillus aquiflavi encodes:
- a CDS encoding DUF418 domain-containing protein codes for MTTADLVVNDLIKILVEGSFVPIFAFLFGYGMIKMKESLERRELGVKRHLVRRFFLLLGLGLLHATFLWEGDILTLYGSIGLFLLLFINRKKKTILVWGITLFILSPLLLLDFKEIDKKNKVNENIITYIEKSITIYSSGTYSEIYDDRNNSDPLEIDELEYLLLLILTPFIGAPLFLIGMYAAKNKWFHHPKNELPFYRKMMLLLIPSGIILKML; via the coding sequence TTGACAACGGCAGATTTAGTTGTAAATGATCTCATTAAAATATTAGTAGAAGGAAGCTTTGTACCTATTTTTGCGTTTCTCTTTGGCTATGGAATGATTAAAATGAAAGAAAGTTTAGAACGGAGAGAGCTGGGGGTGAAGAGACACCTCGTGCGAAGATTCTTTCTTCTACTTGGCTTAGGTTTGTTGCATGCAACTTTTTTATGGGAAGGCGATATTTTAACCCTTTATGGTTCAATCGGATTATTTCTTCTCCTATTTATAAATCGAAAAAAAAAGACAATTCTCGTATGGGGCATCACATTGTTTATACTATCTCCCTTATTATTACTTGATTTTAAAGAAATAGATAAAAAAAATAAAGTGAACGAAAATATCATCACTTATATAGAAAAATCGATCACCATATACAGCAGTGGTACATATAGCGAGATTTATGATGATCGAAATAATAGTGACCCGCTAGAAATAGATGAGCTGGAATATTTGCTCTTATTAATCTTAACTCCTTTTATTGGTGCACCACTCTTTTTAATCGGTATGTATGCTGCAAAAAATAAGTGGTTTCACCATCCTAAAAATGAACTGCCATTTTATCGAAAGATGATGTTGCTCCTCATCCCATCGGGAATCATTTTGAAAATGTTATAA
- a CDS encoding DUF418 domain-containing protein, which yields MLALGYIFAFASLYRDTKNRRFLSWFESIGRLSLTNYLMQTILCTMIFYGYGFGLFEKLGVIAGFFLAIFIFAIQVAGSTLYLKYFRMGPFEKILRMWTYLSLKGKPKVNNIQGKEAA from the coding sequence TTGTTAGCTCTTGGATATATTTTTGCATTTGCTTCCCTATATAGAGACACCAAAAATAGACGCTTTTTAAGTTGGTTCGAAAGTATAGGAAGGCTATCCTTGACAAATTATTTAATGCAAACAATCCTTTGTACAATGATATTTTACGGATACGGCTTTGGATTATTTGAAAAGTTGGGAGTGATAGCTGGATTCTTTTTAGCTATTTTTATTTTTGCTATCCAAGTGGCTGGAAGTACTTTATACTTAAAATATTTTCGAATGGGCCCTTTCGAGAAAATACTTCGTATGTGGACGTATTTATCATTAAAAGGTAAACCAAAAGTTAACAATATACAAGGTAAAGAAGCGGCGTAG
- a CDS encoding YtrH family sporulation protein, whose amino-acid sequence MRESPFFSTLFDSYFIALGVLLGGSLIGGLAAFLTGKPPLTEIFRLSNALRIWAIVAAIGGTFDAVYSFERGLLQGETRDIVKQLLLILAALGGAQTGALLINWLTQEHIS is encoded by the coding sequence ATGAGAGAATCACCTTTTTTTTCAACATTATTTGATAGTTATTTTATCGCTCTCGGTGTTTTATTAGGAGGTTCACTAATTGGTGGACTAGCTGCCTTTTTAACAGGAAAGCCACCCTTAACTGAAATTTTTCGACTTTCTAACGCACTTCGTATTTGGGCAATTGTCGCTGCAATCGGGGGAACGTTTGACGCAGTATATAGTTTTGAAAGGGGATTACTTCAAGGCGAGACAAGAGATATTGTAAAGCAGCTTTTATTAATTTTAGCTGCTTTAGGAGGGGCACAAACTGGTGCATTACTTATTAATTGGCTGACTCAGGAGCATATTTCATAA
- a CDS encoding DHH family phosphoesterase has translation MIEKILTTIQQYHTIIIHRHVRPDPDAYGSQGGLAEILKASFPEKQIFAVGKEEESLHYLRRLDKVTDEVYKNSLVIVCDTANTARICDERYKLGDKLIKIDHHPNDDPYGDIIWVDTEASSTSEMIYEFYLYGKNKGLKLTDEGARLLYAGIVGDTGRFLFPSTTKKTFLYAGELIHYHFSRSQLYDQMYELKRNVVKLSGYVLQNFSIHSNGVASMMMTKQLLCEFDVNPSEASLLVGTLGNVEGIKAWVFFIEEEDQIRVRIRSKGPIINEVAKKYHGGGHPLAAGASIFSWEEAINVLHDLEKACQSN, from the coding sequence ATGATAGAAAAAATCTTAACAACAATTCAACAATACCATACGATAATTATTCATCGCCATGTTCGGCCTGATCCCGATGCTTACGGCTCTCAAGGAGGCTTGGCGGAAATTTTAAAAGCTTCCTTTCCAGAAAAACAAATTTTCGCTGTTGGTAAGGAAGAGGAATCACTTCATTATTTACGTCGTCTAGATAAAGTTACAGATGAAGTATATAAAAACTCGCTCGTTATCGTTTGTGATACAGCTAATACGGCGCGAATTTGTGATGAACGTTATAAATTAGGAGATAAGTTAATTAAAATTGACCACCATCCAAATGATGATCCGTATGGAGATATCATATGGGTTGATACTGAAGCAAGTTCAACAAGTGAAATGATTTATGAATTTTATTTATACGGGAAAAATAAAGGTTTAAAATTAACCGATGAAGGTGCACGTCTTTTATATGCTGGAATTGTTGGTGATACCGGCAGGTTTCTTTTTCCTAGTACTACGAAAAAAACGTTTCTATATGCCGGGGAATTAATCCATTACCATTTTTCACGCTCTCAATTGTATGATCAAATGTATGAATTAAAACGTAACGTTGTCAAATTGAGTGGATATGTATTACAAAATTTTTCTATTCATTCAAACGGAGTTGCTTCTATGATGATGACAAAACAATTACTGTGTGAATTTGATGTGAATCCATCTGAAGCTTCTCTATTAGTAGGTACCCTTGGTAATGTAGAAGGAATCAAGGCATGGGTATTTTTTATAGAAGAAGAGGATCAAATCCGTGTTAGAATTCGTTCGAAAGGTCCAATTATTAACGAAGTTGCTAAAAAGTATCATGGTGGAGGACATCCTTTAGCAGCAGGAGCCTCAATTTTTTCTTGGGAAGAAGCGATTAATGTATTACATGATTTAGAAAAAGCTTGTCAAAGTAATTGA
- a CDS encoding YtpI family protein gives MFVLVVLIGISLALYLFYKMRFFRSRLPAEKKWLSSKSGMALGFFILLFGINQLFLFQTVLTYIVSAIFIFLGVINVWAGYKAYKHYLPYAIEEAEKLEEQ, from the coding sequence ATGTTTGTACTTGTTGTTTTAATCGGAATATCCCTTGCTCTTTACCTATTTTATAAAATGAGGTTTTTTAGAAGCAGACTTCCTGCTGAAAAAAAGTGGCTATCTTCTAAATCAGGCATGGCTCTTGGTTTTTTTATATTATTGTTTGGGATTAATCAACTGTTTTTATTTCAAACAGTTCTTACTTATATCGTCTCCGCTATATTTATTTTTCTTGGGGTTATTAATGTTTGGGCTGGATATAAAGCCTACAAGCACTACTTGCCATATGCAATTGAAGAAGCTGAAAAATTAGAAGAACAGTAA
- the ytrI gene encoding sporulation membrane protein YtrI, translating to MRIPPFYHNPVWQRFLTGIVLGSIISWVVFLFIYGSLQENQTKLIRQQEDEIRDLKENIKIWQEEFKALNKKNEQKLTVQDIKVQLVNGHKYKLDSFSIFEIEEKIKEDVSIMIAKDLDTVYKSRDLFKKMIENKVIKVNDKRYRLEVKEIVVYTSLLIQLVIHLDG from the coding sequence ATGAGAATCCCTCCCTTTTATCACAATCCAGTTTGGCAACGTTTTTTAACAGGAATTGTGTTAGGAAGTATTATTAGTTGGGTTGTATTTTTATTTATTTACGGTTCCCTTCAAGAAAACCAAACGAAATTAATTAGGCAACAGGAGGATGAAATTCGTGATTTAAAAGAAAATATTAAAATATGGCAGGAGGAGTTTAAAGCATTAAATAAAAAAAATGAGCAAAAACTTACAGTACAAGATATTAAAGTTCAATTGGTGAATGGTCATAAATACAAATTAGATTCTTTTAGTATTTTTGAAATTGAGGAGAAAATTAAAGAAGATGTTAGTATTATGATTGCAAAAGATTTAGATACTGTTTATAAAAGCAGAGATTTATTTAAAAAAATGATAGAAAATAAAGTCATTAAAGTAAATGATAAGCGATATCGGCTTGAAGTAAAAGAGATTGTTGTGTATACAAGCCTACTCATTCAATTGGTGATTCATTTAGATGGATAA
- a CDS encoding sensor histidine kinase: MKSIKRRIAFHFSLQFIFVILFVAFAFLFLIIYIISSIINNDLEKNFPAGVLDAISSETTIQDGVVYVFPRWEKHLKENEMWLQIIDKKGKAIYSFATPPEIPSSYKINEIIEIEETKRYHDFFLHIQLDTTYDDPYLFIIGYKNDLVHQLNSMAASYGESGLVPEGSIGKVEEKLQTLGGYLHIIDMDGRIVQSIGDDQGEKQYAALEKTESRLMPGVYSNFVVHYDSESERTWVLHRLNEKELMKKPAIMKEVIITLLILSLVILILGILFSAWHAFRYGQPLLLFVTWLERMGQGNYDFILTEKDRKKVYNKKSKIKARYRLYREVINAFYDMAEKLDQSVKERTQLEKTREEWMTGISHDLRTPLSTIQGYGHLLESGNYNWTAEELQEMGKTIRDKGAYMLDLVQDFSLSFQLKNNALPLSKKKMNLNQFVHHTVLRFVNDATIKDVLFSFQNDTSDIWIEADERWLGRMLDNLIYNAIKHNPLPLEIAVTVKKDHQYGIVMIKDNGIGMDEETVNNLFERYYRGTNTEEKAEGGGLGMSIAKAIAEAHRGELTVESAIGKGTVITIKFEI, from the coding sequence ATGAAATCTATAAAAAGAAGGATAGCTTTTCATTTCTCACTTCAGTTTATTTTTGTTATTTTATTTGTAGCTTTTGCGTTTCTCTTTTTAATTATCTATATTATCAGTTCTATCATAAATAACGATTTAGAAAAAAATTTTCCTGCGGGTGTATTAGATGCAATCAGTAGTGAAACAACGATTCAAGATGGTGTTGTATATGTTTTTCCTAGATGGGAAAAGCATTTGAAAGAAAATGAAATGTGGCTGCAAATTATTGATAAAAAAGGAAAAGCGATTTACTCTTTTGCTACTCCGCCTGAGATTCCTTCTAGCTATAAAATTAATGAAATAATTGAGATAGAAGAAACGAAACGGTATCATGATTTTTTTTTACATATCCAGTTAGATACAACTTATGATGATCCATATCTTTTTATTATTGGCTATAAGAATGATTTAGTTCATCAGTTAAACTCAATGGCTGCCAGCTATGGGGAATCTGGTCTAGTTCCTGAAGGATCAATAGGTAAAGTAGAAGAAAAGCTGCAAACACTCGGCGGTTATTTGCATATTATTGATATGGACGGCCGTATCGTCCAGTCAATCGGTGATGATCAAGGAGAGAAGCAATATGCAGCTCTTGAAAAAACAGAAAGTCGTCTCATGCCCGGTGTCTATTCAAATTTTGTTGTACACTATGACTCAGAATCAGAACGAACATGGGTTTTACATAGGTTGAACGAAAAGGAATTAATGAAAAAGCCGGCAATCATGAAAGAAGTGATTATTACATTACTTATTTTAAGTCTCGTTATATTAATACTTGGAATTTTGTTTTCTGCCTGGCACGCATTTCGATATGGCCAGCCGTTGTTACTATTTGTTACTTGGTTGGAAAGAATGGGTCAAGGAAACTATGACTTTATTTTAACCGAAAAGGATCGAAAAAAAGTATATAATAAAAAAAGCAAAATTAAAGCACGGTATCGCTTATATCGGGAAGTGATAAATGCTTTTTACGATATGGCGGAGAAGCTGGATCAATCGGTAAAAGAAAGAACACAGCTTGAAAAAACAAGGGAAGAATGGATGACTGGCATCTCTCATGATCTGAGAACACCATTATCTACAATTCAGGGATATGGACATTTATTAGAAAGTGGCAACTATAATTGGACAGCAGAAGAGCTTCAAGAAATGGGAAAAACAATTCGGGATAAAGGAGCATACATGCTTGATTTAGTTCAAGATTTTTCTCTATCTTTTCAACTAAAAAATAATGCCCTTCCTTTGTCAAAAAAGAAGATGAATTTAAATCAGTTTGTACATCATACTGTATTACGATTTGTAAATGATGCCACGATTAAGGATGTTTTATTTTCCTTTCAAAATGACACCTCAGATATATGGATTGAAGCTGATGAAAGATGGTTAGGCCGTATGCTTGATAATCTCATTTATAATGCAATTAAACATAATCCACTTCCATTGGAGATTGCTGTTACTGTCAAAAAAGATCACCAATATGGGATTGTAATGATTAAGGATAATGGGATCGGAATGGATGAAGAAACGGTTAATAACTTATTTGAACGATATTATCGCGGCACGAATACCGAGGAAAAAGCAGAAGGAGGAGGCCTTGGCATGAGTATTGCAAAAGCTATCGCTGAAGCTCATCGTGGCGAGTTGACGGTTGAATCCGCAATTGGTAAAGGGACAGTCATTACAATAAAATTTGAAATTTGA